Proteins from one Fibrobacter sp. genomic window:
- the recJ gene encoding single-stranded-DNA-specific exonuclease RecJ, translating into MTWLATPRERVTVKTVDSEIVNRLKTELNVSDAIAAILAGRKLETFEACKAFFRPDMTHFHDPFLFRQMDVSVKRILRGIEQKEKIAVYGDYDVDGITATAILIRVLRTLGADCFYFLPNRLTDGYGVSRSGIERIAASGTKLIISVDCGITAAKEVEAAKKHGIDMIITDHHEPGKSTPPAFAILNPKIEGCGYPDPVLAGVGVALKLCQGLAAATGRGEELWGPYLDLAALGTAADIVPLTGENRVIASLGFRMMQETRNEGLKALIAQQGLAGKKISTSQVVFGLAPSINAAGRLGDPTIGAELLLTDNPDHASHFAAELRGANLQRRALDTSVAEEAADWVMNNCDPEKDFALVIGSESWHAGVIGIVASKMVEKFYRPAVLLSIGPDGSAKGSGRSIPGLHLLNALNACSDLLDGFGGHSAAAGLSIKSQNIDAFRERFNQVVGSLISPQDLVPSVVADAEVNLPQISQKFYRIVKQMEPFGPGNMRPVLFCRDLKHKYPPRIVGSNHLKLAVNGGGVVMDAIGFNFGDRINDLRGAETISLAFSLDENEWDGKCCLQMKLKGISL; encoded by the coding sequence CAATTCTGGCGGGTAGAAAACTTGAAACTTTCGAAGCCTGCAAGGCTTTCTTCCGCCCGGACATGACCCATTTTCATGACCCATTCCTTTTCAGGCAGATGGATGTCTCTGTAAAGAGAATACTGCGGGGTATTGAACAGAAAGAGAAAATCGCTGTCTATGGTGACTACGATGTCGATGGGATCACGGCGACTGCGATTCTTATAAGAGTACTGCGTACCCTTGGGGCCGACTGTTTCTATTTTCTTCCGAACAGATTGACTGATGGTTACGGAGTTTCCAGATCAGGAATAGAGCGCATTGCCGCTTCCGGAACAAAGCTTATCATCTCTGTTGATTGTGGCATTACAGCGGCAAAGGAGGTCGAGGCCGCAAAAAAGCATGGCATTGACATGATTATCACCGATCACCATGAACCCGGAAAAAGCACTCCTCCTGCTTTTGCCATTCTCAATCCTAAAATAGAGGGCTGCGGGTATCCCGATCCTGTGCTTGCAGGCGTGGGGGTAGCTCTTAAGCTCTGTCAGGGCCTGGCTGCTGCTACCGGAAGAGGAGAGGAACTGTGGGGACCATATCTGGATCTGGCAGCACTGGGGACTGCAGCCGATATTGTACCTCTTACAGGGGAAAACCGGGTGATTGCCAGTCTGGGTTTCAGGATGATGCAGGAAACGAGGAATGAAGGACTTAAGGCTCTTATCGCACAACAGGGACTTGCCGGGAAGAAAATCTCCACCTCTCAGGTTGTATTTGGTCTGGCTCCGAGTATTAATGCTGCGGGGCGGCTCGGAGATCCGACAATCGGGGCTGAGTTGCTGCTTACTGATAACCCTGATCACGCATCTCATTTTGCTGCTGAACTCCGTGGGGCTAATCTGCAGAGGCGGGCGCTTGACACCAGTGTAGCTGAGGAAGCAGCCGACTGGGTTATGAACAATTGCGACCCGGAGAAAGACTTCGCGCTTGTCATTGGGAGCGAGTCCTGGCACGCCGGAGTAATAGGTATAGTGGCATCGAAGATGGTGGAAAAATTCTATCGCCCTGCTGTGCTTCTGTCCATTGGTCCTGACGGTAGTGCCAAGGGGTCGGGAAGGAGCATTCCCGGACTTCATTTGTTGAATGCACTGAATGCCTGCTCGGATCTTCTGGATGGATTCGGAGGACACTCTGCGGCAGCGGGACTCAGTATTAAAAGTCAAAACATCGATGCATTCAGAGAAAGATTCAACCAGGTGGTAGGCTCGCTTATCAGTCCTCAGGACCTGGTACCCTCGGTAGTAGCCGATGCTGAGGTCAATCTCCCTCAGATTTCTCAGAAATTTTATCGCATCGTAAAGCAGATGGAGCCCTTTGGCCCCGGTAACATGCGGCCGGTTCTTTTCTGCCGTGACTTGAAACACAAATACCCTCCCAGAATAGTCGGCAGTAATCATCTCAAGCTGGCTGTGAACGGCGGGGGAGTAGTGATGGATGCTATAGGTTTCAATTTCGGTGACAGGATTAACGATTTACGCGGGGCAGAAACCATCTCACTTGCGTTTTCTCTCGATGAAAATGAGTGGGATGGAAAATGCTGCCTGCAGATGAAACTGAAGGGAATTTCACTATGA